One Equus caballus isolate H_3958 breed thoroughbred chromosome 17, TB-T2T, whole genome shotgun sequence DNA window includes the following coding sequences:
- the LOC100063463 gene encoding protein-lysine methyltransferase METTL21E isoform X1, producing MIKKTSIYSHPLVHHLMDPEAQKENRENDDDKKVVAEIMARCFAPTLITTTSWEGFHFVGHEIRITEAVDCYGAVVWPSALVLCYFLEMNVKQYNMVDKNVIEIGAGTGLVSIVASLLGAHVTATDLPELLGNLQYNISRNTKMKCKHLPQVKELSWGVALDKNFPRSSNNFDYILAADVVYAHPFLEELLITFDHLCKETTIIFWVMKFRLEKENKFVDRFKELFDLEEISSFPSLNIKLYKAMKKNPRSAGYPQSRAWKAKAISSRLLL from the exons atgatcaagaaaacaTCAATATATAGCCATCCATTAGTTCATCACTTAATGGATCCAGAAGCTCAAAAAG agaacagagaaaatgacGATGACAAGAAAGTGGTTGCGGAGATCATGGCAAGATGTTTTGCTCCAACTTTAATAACCACCACTTCCTGGGAGGGGTTTCATTTTGTCGGTCATGAGATTCGGATTACGGAAGCCGTGGATTGTTACGGTGCTGTTGTTTGGCCATCG GCTCTTGTTCTATGCTATTTTCTGGAAATGAATGTAAAACAGTATAATATGGTTGACAAAAATGTGATTGAAATTGGAGCTGGAACAGGGCTGGTCTCCATTGTGGCAAGTTTACTCG GTGCACATGTGACTGCCACAGATTTACCTGAATTACTTGGAAACCTGCAATATAATATTTCCCGAAACACCAAAATGAAATGCAAGCATTTGCCTCAGGTTAAAGAACTCTCCTGGGGTGTAGCTTTAGACAAGAACTTCCCCAGGTCTTCCAACAATTTTGACTATATCCTGGCAGCTGACGTTGTCTATGCTCATCCTTTCCTGGAGGAACTCCTCATTACCTTTGACCATCTGTGCAAAGAAACTACCATCATATTCTGGGTCATGAAATTCAggttggagaaagaaaataaatttgtagatAGATTTAAGGAGTTGTTTGATCTAGAGGAGATTTCTAGTTTCCCTAGTCTGAATATTAAGTTGTATAAAGCTATGAAGAAAAACCCGAGGAGCGCAGGATATCCTCAAAGCAGGGCCTGGAAGGCTAAGGCAATTTCTAGTAGATTATTACTTTAA
- the LOC100063463 gene encoding protein-lysine methyltransferase METTL21E isoform X2: MARCFAPTLITTTSWEGFHFVGHEIRITEAVDCYGAVVWPSALVLCYFLEMNVKQYNMVDKNVIEIGAGTGLVSIVASLLGAHVTATDLPELLGNLQYNISRNTKMKCKHLPQVKELSWGVALDKNFPRSSNNFDYILAADVVYAHPFLEELLITFDHLCKETTIIFWVMKFRLEKENKFVDRFKELFDLEEISSFPSLNIKLYKAMKKNPRSAGYPQSRAWKAKAISSRLLL, from the exons ATGGCAAGATGTTTTGCTCCAACTTTAATAACCACCACTTCCTGGGAGGGGTTTCATTTTGTCGGTCATGAGATTCGGATTACGGAAGCCGTGGATTGTTACGGTGCTGTTGTTTGGCCATCG GCTCTTGTTCTATGCTATTTTCTGGAAATGAATGTAAAACAGTATAATATGGTTGACAAAAATGTGATTGAAATTGGAGCTGGAACAGGGCTGGTCTCCATTGTGGCAAGTTTACTCG GTGCACATGTGACTGCCACAGATTTACCTGAATTACTTGGAAACCTGCAATATAATATTTCCCGAAACACCAAAATGAAATGCAAGCATTTGCCTCAGGTTAAAGAACTCTCCTGGGGTGTAGCTTTAGACAAGAACTTCCCCAGGTCTTCCAACAATTTTGACTATATCCTGGCAGCTGACGTTGTCTATGCTCATCCTTTCCTGGAGGAACTCCTCATTACCTTTGACCATCTGTGCAAAGAAACTACCATCATATTCTGGGTCATGAAATTCAggttggagaaagaaaataaatttgtagatAGATTTAAGGAGTTGTTTGATCTAGAGGAGATTTCTAGTTTCCCTAGTCTGAATATTAAGTTGTATAAAGCTATGAAGAAAAACCCGAGGAGCGCAGGATATCCTCAAAGCAGGGCCTGGAAGGCTAAGGCAATTTCTAGTAGATTATTACTTTAA